A window of Brevibacillus sp. DP1.3A genomic DNA:
GAGACATCAGGATGCAGGTTTCGTCCATAATTCCAATAGATTCAGTATACGTAACCCCGTTTATCAACTCAGACGACCAACATTTGTGGTATCAAATTCGCGCTTTAGATAAGACGCATTACATCCACAACATGAATCTCATCCATGTAAAGCATATTACCGGCGCATCAAGGTGGGAGGGAATAAGCCCACTTAAAGTATTGAGCAATACATTGAAATACGATCAGGCAGTTCAAGAATTCAGCCTGTCCGAGATGCAGAAGAAAGACAGCTTTATCTTGGAGTATCAAGCGAATGTAGACCCTGACAGAAGACAACGTATCATTGATGATTTTAAACGTTTTTATCAAGAAAATGGCGGCATTCTGTTTAGGGAGCCAGGCGTAAAGTTGGACAACATTGAGAGGAAATATTACGCATCTGACACATTGGCTTCGGAACGCATTACGAAAACCAGAGTGGCCAACGTTTTTAATGCACCAGTATCATTTCTTAATGACACGGAGGGGCAGGGTTATTCCTCTAACGAACAAATGATGATCCAATTTGTTCAAATGACTCTGACCCCAATTGTTAGACAGTACGAGCAGGAGTTCAACAAGAAGCTGTTAACTGCACAAGAAAGACAAGAAGGATATTACTTCAAGTTCAACCTGGGTGGTCTACTTCGTGGTGACACAGCGGCAAGAACACAACTG
This region includes:
- a CDS encoding phage portal protein, encoding MKWFDRLKASAKAAISGWKGEGFDFSSWLGRRFWGIDNSKLATNETIFSIISRLANTLSSLPLKLHKNFETEMNQTADLLINNPNPNMSGFDLINKLEVSRNETGNGYAVIERDIRMQVSSIIPIDSVYVTPFINSDDQHLWYQIRALDKTHYIHNMNLIHVKHITGASRWEGISPLKVLSNTLKYDQAVQEFSLSEMQKKDSFILEYQANVDPDRRQRIIDDFKRFYQENGGILFREPGVKLDNIERKYYASDTLASERITKTRVANVFNAPVSFLNDTEGQGYSSNEQMMIQFVQMTLTPIVRQYEQEFNKKLLTAQERQEGYYFKFNLGGLLRGDTAARTQLYQVLLRSGGIKPNEVRALEDFPPEDGAADQLWISGDMYPINMDPAFRKGVKISDKTE